The following coding sequences lie in one Babylonia areolata isolate BAREFJ2019XMU chromosome 7, ASM4173473v1, whole genome shotgun sequence genomic window:
- the LOC143283971 gene encoding ras-related protein Rab-9A-like, whose translation MSKAAPPKPSQHLEHPGQKHHHGFAGGRKSRRGMGEERGCRRRLRVVLLGDMRVGKTSLLSRFVQGRFDPRVHRTIAIEEMEKEVTVDDERYVLRVVDTCGGERFRSLRQNFYRGTHVCLLTFALDNLSSFCNLTMWREEFLYYSDVPLGCEFPFLVIGNKADLPDHERAVSDLNANAWCRANGDVPYFETSAKEALNVEEVFTAAVRQFQEVASRNAGSDWLRRSGGMATLAGHGRPGSVIRDLRDVPAGAQVDGQSSQGGCCR comes from the exons ATGTCTAAGGCCGCACCACCAAAACCTTCGCAGCATCTCGAACACCCAGGACAGAAGCATCATCATGGCTTCGCGGGCGGGAGAAAGAgtcggagggggatgggggaggagaggggttgcCGCCGTCGCCTGAGAGTGGTTCTGTTGGGGGATATGAGAGTGGGCAaaacctccctcctctcccgctTCGTCCAGGGCAGGTTTGACCCTCGCGTCCATCGCACCATCGCcattgaggagatggagaaagag GTGACGGTGGACGACGAGCGCTACGTGCTGCGTGTGGTGGACACGTGTGGCGGGGAGCGCTTCCGGAGTCTGCGGCAGAACTTCTACCGCGGGACCCACGTCTGCCTCCTCACCTTCGCCCTCGACAACCTCTCCAGCTTCTGCAACCTGACCATGTGGCGCGAGGAGTTCCTCTACTACTCAGACGTCCCCTTAGGCTGCGAGTTCCCCTTCCTCGTCATCGGCAACAAGGCCGACCTCCCCGACCACGAGCGGGCCGTCAGCGACCTCAACGCGAATGCGTGGTGCCGAGCCAATGGGGACGTGCCTTACTTCGAGACGAGCGCCAAGGAGGCGCTGAATGTTGAGGAGGTGTTCACTGCCGCCGTGAGGCAGTTCCAGGAGGTGGCGTCCAGAAACGCTGGCAGCGATTGGCTGCGGCGATCTGGGGGGATGGCGACGTTGGCGGGTCACGGTCGTCCTGGGAGTGTCATCAGGGACCTGAGGGACGTGCCGGCTGGGGCTCAGGTGGACGGTCAGTCCTCTCAGGGGGGCTGCTGCagatga